AGACAAAGCTCCATgggtgcaggcagctctggtgtcccagcTTCCCGATGCCATCCATCATCCTGCCTCTGAATGGGGGTTCTCCAGAGGCAGTGTGTCCATCTCCACTGCCTGGCTGCCCATccgtggggctggcagggccgtGGGGGGCTGGTGGGGTGGCTGGTTGTGGGTCTCTCTCTGCAGTCTTGTGGTGAGGATGGGGCTAGATGGAGACATCAGAGCgcagccaccctgcagcagctcattaACGGCTCTGTGAATCGCGACGGCTGAAAAAACTCAGCCAGAACCACTTTAATGGAGAAACACTTCATAATATTTGGTGttggagaagaaaacaagtttCTGATGATGGCAGCGTGTCCTCCCTCACTGTGCTGCCTGCAtcgctgctggcagtgccttcTCCTTGGTGCTGTCCCCTCAGCGCTGCCCACTCCAAGCAGCTGAGTTGGTGGTCATCAGCCCTTATGTTGTGCCCACCCACCCCATGGGGAGCCAGGTTCCTGGCactccagcctggcttcacaggGGCTTGGCCAGGGATGGATTATGCCCTGGGAGCTTCCCAGCCCCCTTGGTTAGTTCCCAATGGACAACCCATGTGTCCCATGGGAACATACCCATACTGGGTATCATAACGTGATAActatgggacccccaacacacgagagacatggacctgctggagctggtctagaggagggccacaaagatgatcagagggctggagcacctctcctgtgaggacaggctgagggagttagagctgttcagcctggagaagagaaggctccatgaagaccttagagcagcagtTCAACATTTGAAGGGGATCTagagaaaggctgaggagggactgtttagaagggcttgtagtggtgGAATgggaggcaatggtttgaaactggagcaggggagatttaggatgGACATTAGGAGGGATTCTGcgcaatgagagtggtgaaatactggaacaggttgcccagggatgtggttgaggccccatccctggagacattcaaggtcaaactcaatgtggccctgggcagcctgatctcattggaggtgtccctgctgactgcaggggcattgaacaaggtgacctttgagtgtctcttccaacccactgcaatctgtgattctgtgacccccCTGCACCATTTGGCCAGTGCAGGGGAACGTGACACCACGCCTGTCCTTTTCCCCACAGATGAGCCCGCAGGGACAGCCCTGCAAGATGCCGAGGCTACGGGGTGGGTGCTGACACCATGAAGGGCTACCATGGGGAGCGTAGCCAGAcacagccctcctctggccaCCGCTGCCGCTGCATCCCAGAGGACTGCCAGCATCCTGCCAGCTACGGCCCCGAGGCTCAGGCCCCGTTCCTCCTCAGCCCCAGCGAGCCGCGTTCCCTGGAGCATCCCTACTGCCCGGCCCGGAGCCCTGGTGCGGCCAGCGAGTGCCCGGCTGGGCCCTTGAGCGAGCCGGCCTCCGCCAGCGCCAGCAGCACCTTCCCGAGGATGCACCacgcccagcagcagcagccctacGACTCCTGCGACGAATGCATGGCGGCGActgcccaccctgccagcaAGATCAACCGCCTGCCCCCCACGCTGCTGGACCAGTTCGAGAAGCAGCTGCCGCTGCACCACGACGGCTTCCACACGCTGCAGTACCCCCGGGCCGGCGGCGCCGAGCCCCGCAGCGAGAGCCCCAGCCGCATCCGCCACCTCGTCCACTCCGTCCAGAAGCTCTTCGCCAAGTCCCACTCCCTGGAGGCGCCAGCCAAGAGGGACTACAACGGTACCAAGATGGACGGCCGCGGGGACggctaccaccaccaccaccaccaccaccaccatcaccaccaccaccagtccCGCCACGGGAAGCGCAGCAAGAGCAAGGAGCGCAAGGTGGACTCCAGGCACCGTTCCAAGGGGATGGGCTGGTGGAGCTCCGACGACAACCTGGACAGCGACAGCAGTTACATGGTGTCTGGCCGGCACGCTGTGGACCAGGGCACCCAGTACTGTGTGGACGCTCCCGAAAGTGCCTTCAGAGACTTGACCTTGAAGAGTCTAAAGGGCggcagggaaggaaaatgcCTGGCCTGCGCTGGCATGTCCATGTCTCTGGACGGCCAGACGCTCAAGAGAAGTGCCTGGCACACCATGACTGTCAGTCAGGCACGTGAAGCCTACCCCAGCGCCGGTGGCACTGAGAAGACCTTGATGCTTCAGGAAGCAAAGGCCAAAGACCGAGCGTACCAGTACCTGCAGGTGAGGGGCcaagcagggcagggggctgaTGTGCCAGGGATCACAGCTGCTGATGCCACgatgtgagccaggactgggaCCCTCCATCCTGGGTGCTGTGGTGAAGCTCCAACTCTGCTCCATGTCTCCAGTGCCTGTACCCTCTCCCTTAAGGTCCCATGCTGGTCTCTGCTGTCTTCTTGCCAGCAGCGCTCAACCTCACCTGCCACCTCCCATCCCACGCTTGCTGGGTTTGGGGTCAGAGTGGTTCTGTCTGCTCGGGGCTGCCGGTGGCTCCAGGTCCACTCCCTCCTGCAGCTTTTATCCGTCTTGTGCCTGGCCGGGTGCCACAGCCTGCCTCGTCACCAGGCTCCCTTCTAGGTCAACCCCCTTCCAATTAAAAACTAATTAACTCTACTCTCCCTTTCCTGGGGGAAGGAGACAGGGAGTGGTGATGCCACACTGGCCTGGGGCGAGGGTGGTCAGGGCCCCTCTCTGCTGGCCTGGGATGCATCAGAGTAGGGTGTCAGCCCTCCCCCCATCTCCATGGGGCCTGAGGGACACCGtccccctgccacagcctggTGGTGCTGGCGTCAGCAGCACGTGGCGAGAGCGTCAGCcgagcagctgtgctggcatgGGTGGGATTTGGCCTGGCCGTGCCTGCCAGGGCGGCTGCAAGGTGGGAGCAGCTGCACTGCCTGTGGCTTGGGAGTGGCCATGCATGAGGAGATGTAGCTGCTAGAAGGGATCTGCTCTCCTGCACTTAGGGGCTTTCCCAGAGTCTGTCCTTACAGCTGTGGGGTGCcatggggagggcaggggagctGTACCAGCACAAGTACCCGCCTTGGGCTGCGCACACATGCTGGATTTGGGCCATGGATGCACAgtgggctcaggctggatggtgCCACATGGCAGACGCAGGGCTCAGCTCTGTGTCTCGACCACAGGACCCTAACTGTTGTGCCCTCCTACGCTTGCCTCCCGCTGCAGGTGCCGCAGGACGAGTGGAGCGGGTACCCAGCAGCGGGCAAGGACGGGGAGATCCCCTGCCGACGGATGCGCAGCGGCAGCTACATCAAGGCCATGGGAGATGAGGACAGCGCTGACTCGGACGTCAGCGCCAAAatactgcccagggcagccacGCGGCGAGACAGCTACCGCCGCTCCTCCAGCGCCGACCAGGCCAGGACCAAGTAAGGGCTggcacctctcagtctcctggGGCTCCCCGGGAGGATGAGTGGCATCGTCCTCGCTCATGGCCACactccccagggcagcagcaccaaGCTCTGCTCCGAGATGTAgcttgctgggggtgctgggtgcagaCATGGCTGTGCGGGCTTTGGGGTGGAAACTGCTGCTGCATCTGCATgcagaggctggggagaagaggcacGTTCAAGAGGGGACAGCTGGGACATGTCCTAGTCCTGCAAGTGGCAGGCTGGCTCCTCATGCCCATCCTCAGTGCCCAGAGTGAGTGTGTACCCCTCTGACAGCCCTGGACTGCTGGTTGATGGCTCCTTGCCCCCAGGACAGCACTTTGGGGCAGTTAGGAGTGGGGACAGTGGCTACGAGGATGATAGAGACTCCCTAATTATGAgaagtcccatggaaaagataaggagtgatggggacaagttgcGGCTGGGGAGATCCCCACTGGAATCcagaataaaatatttcccTATGAAAACAGGTAGGGATTGGAAtcctctcccaagggaagcagtgaattCCCCTATGCTGGGCAGTTTTAAgtctcagcttgacagggtgctgggccagctcattccaGCTCCACTATCAGCTAGAaagcttggagcagatgacccttggggtcccttccagcctggcattctgggaCAGCAGGAGACAGCAGCGGTGGCTGGCAGGGGCATTGCTGCGGCTGCACTTCCCAATGCTCTGCTGGGATGTGTTGCTTTTGGTGCGATCCCTTCTGTTCCCCCTGTCTCTCATTAGGTTTGCAAGTAGGCACTATTCTGATTCATATATCTGTAActgtcccagctgctgcacGCCACCGCGAATGCTCCCGCGGGGACAGAGCTACGGGAGGTCCTTCACCACCGGCCAGGTAGGCTCCCGTCTCACGGGCACCATGGGGCAGGttggggcagggcaggtggtggatgttcctctcagcatctcctgccccACACTCAGCCCCGGCTCACCGCCCCCAGCCTCACCCGCCGCTCTCCGCAGATCAACGATGAGCTCAACCACCAGTTCGAGGCCGTCTGCGAGTCAGTTTTCGGCGAGGTAGAGTCGCAGGCTGTGGAGGCTCTGGACCTGCCCGGCTGCTTCCGCATGCGGAGCCACAGCTACCTGCGAGCCATCCAGGCAGGCTGCTCCCAGGACGATGACTGCCTCTCGCTCTTCTCCATGTCGGCCCCTGCCGGGCAGCCCAtcaccagcagcatcctgaaGCCCAGCACTTGTGAGTCCCAGGGGGTGGTTGGAGCTCGGCTGTGGGAGGAACCCTCGGGAGGGACCCTCCCCACATCTCCCTCGCTCCCTCCCCACATCTCCCTCCCTGTTCACCTGGGAACTGCCAAGGGTTGTACCATCCCTGACCCAGGGTGTTAGCATCGTGCTCAGGTCATGAGCATTCCTTTACATTcttaacagtgagggtggggagacactgaaacaggttgcccagggaggttgtggatgcctcctccctgaaggtgttcaaggccaggttggatgaggccttgagcaacatgggctagtggaaggcatccctgcccatgatggggCGTTGGagctagatggtctttaaggtcccttccaacccaacccattctgtgaatccatgagtCCCACTCAGAGttcagccctggcacagggcatGAGCATCCTGCTCATCCTAGTCAGGGGGCTGCTCTGTGCCCCCAGTACCCATCTGCcattccctcttcccccccaaTTCTGTCCCCATCTCTGCCCTTTGCTGTGTGCCGCAGTGGTGTGGCAAGTGCAGATCTGGGGGGGGGTTCCCGTCCATTTCTGGGGACAAACTGGCCAGACAGCCCCTCTGAGCTCCATCTCAGATCTCAGCCAGCTGAGGCACACACCCTGGGCCCTGTGCTGTGGGAGGAGGTGGGCACCATTCCCCCGGGGTTCCCGTTGGTGGGGGGAAATGCACAAGTGTCTGTGTTTTCACCTGCCTTTCCATCCTGCGCCTCTCCCACCACAGCCTTCAGTTACAGAAAAGCTCCACCTCCCATCCCTCCAGGAACCAAAGCCAAGCCTCTCATCTCCGTCACGGCGCAGAGCAGCACCGAGTCCGCCCATGAGAGCTACCTGCCCAGCGAGGTCACCCGCGGCCCCGCCTGGTCCAAGGACGCTGCTGCCCGCTGCAACtcggctgagagcctggagagctCCAAGGTGACCACCATGACCCTTGACCTGCCTCCAGTCCAGCCCCGTGCCGCTCCCAAGCCCTCCACGCTCATCATCAAGGCCATCCCCGGGCGGGAGGAGCTGAGGAGTTTGGCTCGGCAGCGCAAGTGGAGACCCTCCATTGGTGTCCAGGTGGGCATCGCTCCTCTTTGTGTGCTCCAAGCTGGCTCTGAGCCTGCCCAAGAGGTGTGGGTGGTGCTGAGCCACCATGCAGTGCCTTGGAACCACCCTTCAGtgctctccctttctccctcgaTAGGTTGAGGCCATCTCTGACTCGGATACGGAGAGCAGGAGCCAGAGGGAGTTCCACTCCATTGGAGTGCAGGTGGAGGAAGACAAAAGGTACCACATGGCTGGATTGAGACCTGCCACACTCACTGCATGGAGAGAATTTGTTTCCCCAGGGCTTTCTGAGCTCCTCATGCCACAGCTGTCTCACAGCACCTTTTCACTCCTTTTGCTGAGAtgcccagagctcagcaccatccctgtcccaggctggtggCCACAAcccaaagcaggatcccctTCCCTTTGCCCTTGCACCTTGCTGCTgcaaatgggctgcccagggaaggggcttcCCTGCTCCCATCCTGTGCTTGGGtcttctctgctgggcttcAAGCCTAGACAAGGATCAGATGAGATCTTTGGGCTTCTCTGCAGCTGAACATGATGTTTTGGCTGGGGTGGGAGTACCATGTGCTGGGACCTGCATGGCCTGAGGGAAGGGAGCTCCAGCAACTGTGCCCACGCAGCCCTGGTTCATGCTCCTCTCCATCCTTGGTCCAGCGCTGGTAGCCATGGAAACGGGCTAAGAGCAGAGGAGATGAGAGACAGGAGGGTTGCATCTGCTCAGGGCTGTCCCCGACTGCTCTGGGATCCGGCCCCATCCTGCTCTCGGGCATCCCTCACCCTGCCCATACCCACCGTGCTACCCAGCTGGGTGTACCTGCTGGCCGCAGGGTCCCCACACTCTCTCGCCCCCCGCAGGCGAGCGCGCTTCAAGCGCTCCAACAGCGTGACGGCAGGCGTGCAGGCGGACCTGGAGCTGGAGGGCTTCACCGGGCTGGCCGTGGCCACCGAGGACAAAGCCCTGCAGTTCGGAAGGCCCTTCCAGCGGCACTCCTCGGAGCCCGAGTCCGGCCGGCAGTACGCCGTCTACAAGACGGTGCACACGCAGGGGCAGTGGGCGTACCGGGAGGACTACCAGCTGCAGTACGACACGGTGGAGGTGCCCCGCAGGGATGCCTGGATTGAGAGGGGCTCCCGCAGCCTCCCCGACTCTGGCCGGGCCTCCCCTTGCCACCGCGATGGGGAATGGTTCATcaaactgctgcaggaggaggtggagaagatggagggctggtgccagcagaTGGAGCGGGAGGCTGAGGACTATGACCTGCCGGAGGAGAGTGAGTCAGGGGGGTTTgaagggtcatagaatcacagaaccacagaatggtagggggtggaagggacctctgaagatcatcaagaccaatgtcccagccagagcaggatcacctaaagcagatcacagattcacagattgcatcaggttggaagggactctcaaaaatcatcttgtccaacccccctgcagtcagcagggacacctccaactagaacaggctgctctgggcCACCTCAGGTCTTATCTCGTATGTCTCCAGGGACACATAGGAGCACgtccaggtgggccttgaaattctccagagacagagactccaccacttgtctgggcagcctgtgccagtgttctgccaccctcacagtaaagaagttccttctcatgtttacatggaacttcccaCGTTCAAGTTTATGGCTGTTACCTCAGTCAGGAGGGACTAGGGGGGCCAAAACCTGCAGTGCTCCCACCTTGCAGCCACTgtggagcatctcccctgcCAAGGCTAAAGAGATTGTATGGAGGCAGAAAACACTGAGAAACTCTTTGGTACTCATGGGGTCTGGAGGAGGGAGGATATATCTCATGGGCTGGGGACAGTCCAAGTTGCAGAGGTTGTTCCACCACCCCCGAGGAGGAGAGGATCCATGCCCTGTGGAGTTACTGACTGTCTGCTCTCCTCTTGCCAGTCCTGGAGAAGATCCGCAGTGCTGtgggcagtgcccagctcctTATGTCCCAGAAGGTGCAGCAGTTTTACCGCCTCTGCCAGCAGAACATGgtgagtgctgggcagcagtgccacagGGTCAGCCGTGGTGAGTGGGGGATCTTGTACCCTTAAGTAGGGGGAAAAGAGACTTTGTGATGGCCCAGGGGACAGCTGACAGAgacccccagcagcactggggtgggatggcagtgtggccagcagaatgGACATGAATGTCACTGTCCCCACAGGATCCCAACGCATTCCCTGTGCCCACCTTCCAAGACCTGGCCGGCTTCTGggacctcctgcagctctccattGAGGATGTCAGCATGAAGtttgcagagctccagcagctcaaggcCAATGGATGGAAGATTGTGGAGCCCAAGGTAAgggcagtgctctgctgctggcacttgtGCCCTGtcacctctccctccctcctcctcctcaagcaCATCTGTACCCAAACCATAGCTGCTGGGCTGTTGCtggcagctggaaaaaaatgaggCTAAAAGAAagggctgctcctctgcagcataACTCCTCTGTGGTCTCACAGCTGCCttgctgggcagctctgggcagtGCTGCTTGCAAAGGGCTGGGCAAGGTCCCCAaagcccccaacacaaaaaggacttggatctgttggagagggtccagaggagggccacaaagatgatccaaggactaaagcacctctcctataaggacaggctgagagagttggggctgttcagcctggagaagagaaagctctggggagaccttaaagcagccttccaggaggctacaggaaggctgggaaaggacttttgattagggcctgtggtgataggatgaggggcaatggtctgaaactggagcagggtagatttagattggacattaggaagaagttctttactatgagtgtggtgagacactggaatgggttgctcagagaagttgtggacacctcattcctggaagtgtttaagaccaggatGGGTGAGGCTtagagcaacctggtccagtgagagctgtccctgcccatggcaagggggttggaactggatgctccctTCCAATCCGAGCCATCCCACGATTATctgtgcaggaggagaagaaggtgcCTCCCCCGATACCAAAGAAGCCGCCGCGCTCCAAGGTGCACCCGGTGAAGGAGCGCTCCCTGGACTCGGTGGACCGGCAGCGGCAGGAGGCTCGCAAGCGGCTCCTGGCAGCCAAGCGAGCTGCCTCCTTCCGCCAGAGCTCGGCCACCGAGAGCGCCGACAGCATCGAGATCTACATCCCCGAGGCGCAGACCCGGCTGTGACCGCAGCCTCCGCTTTTCTACCCGGACTGGACGGCACGGCCGTAGCTCACTGTGATGGGGGGGCCGCGGGGACACCCTGGGGCAGCTCTTGGCCCCACTCACAGCTTCTCTCTTTTCTATCTTCGACCTTTCATGGATCCGGCGGCAGGTCAACACAAGCTCGGGTCCGCCCCATCCCGTTGCCCCCCCTGCCCGCATGCCCCTGCCAGCCTCTCCCAGGGTCCGGGGCTCTCCCTCCCGCTGTCCTCCTTGGGGCCGTGTCCCAGTTCTctgtccccttcccccccaccccctctcccccagACCTTCTAAACCCCCCTCTTAGCCTGCATCCCAACTAAAAGAGAGGTGAccctcagcccccagccctgctggaggggaaggggctgcaggcaggcccCCTCCACCTTTCTGTACTCAGTGCAATCCCCCACTGTGCAGTGGGGATGGGACCCTCAGCCCAGCCAGAGCCCTCCACCCCCACTCCCCAGACTTGCCAGCACGAGGCTTTGGGGTGCAGGGGAAAGGGGGTTCCTGGTGCTGCCAACAGCTGCTTCTGACTTGGGTGCCAGGGGTGCCCCAGGGCCCCTTTTCATCTATACAGCTATAAATACAACTCGAGAAATAGCCCAGAGTCTCGAGGTGACCAGGGCAGTGCTCTGGCTCGTGGGACAGACTATAGCAGCAGAAAGCCTTGGTCACAGCCAGCCACCCCTCTTCCCTCACACAGAGCATCGTGACATGCCTCTCCCCTTCCTGCTCAGCCTGTCCCTCCATCAtctgtccttccttcctgccagcCTGGAGTCTGGGAGCACCTCTGCAGCGTGGCAGTAGCTGGGGATGGGGGGATGGTCCCTCTGTGCCTCGCTGCTTTCCCAGTGCGTGAGCAAGGTGGTAGTGGCTGGGACACCTGCCACAGCCTCTTGGCACCTGTGATGCCAGGCACTGTGGTGGCTCTGTCCTGGGCCAGGCTTGGTGCCAGCAGATGGGAGCACAAAcatggccagcagctgccctgtgaGCGTGAAGGGCTGCTAGAGATCACCCTGAGGGGGGGTCACTCACCTGTTCTCCCTGAGCTCCCACTGCCCTGTGGCAATGGGACACCACAGACAGGGCTTAAATTTAGTGTGCACACTGCCCTGTGGGACAAGGACCACCCCGGAATGCTGCTGCCCTCAGTTCCCCCATTGCTGTGCACAGACCCAGGAGTAGGGTGGGGGTTCCTCCCGGGCcccctccagagcagagcagtgtggtgAGGCAGGAGAATGCATCTGCCCCATCCCTATCGTCATCCCCATTCCCAGTGCCTCTCCAAGCATCCTGTCATCCCCCCTGTATCCCTTTTAGTGGCAGAGGTGGGGGGGAATCCCATCCCTGTCCTCCACCTCTCCACACCAGCAGCCCCATGCAGCATCACCAGCCACCCCCAGGCAGGGCCAGTGGGTGCCAAGGAGCTCCCAAGATCCAAGGCCAAACCttgcccagggtgctcaggcagggcagcaggatcagaggtggctgagggggGCCCAGCTTGTGCCCTCCATGTAGCAGGGGGGCCGGGGCCAAGCAGCAGGATGCCTCTCTGGGGGGGTCCCTTGCTGCAGGGGGTCTGTTGGTGCTAAACACCTCTGGGATAGCAGCGTCTGCTCAGCCACCCAAAACCCTTTCCCACCCTGCTCCCCCTCGCACCTCGGATTTAGGGTTGTGCCTGGGAAGGGCCCCCCTGGCCCCCACCCCGGCCAGCACCGTGCAGTGACCGTGACACGTGGCTCCCTTTTTATTGTAACGAATCGCCGCAGTTAATAAAGATGACTTTGGTTACTCCGGGCCAGTGGCCCCCTCCCCGCAGGGACGCGGCTGGTGCCGGGCTCGCCTTTTCCCTGTCTGCTGTCCCTTCGTGTCCGTGGGGCGGGAGAAGGTTGTCTAAGGGGTGGGAGATGGGGTGGGAGAGGAGCTTTCActagggcaaggggcagagcGCTCTGCGGAGTGGCTGGGGGCTGTCTGCAAGTCTCCGTGTGGGTCTTGGTCCATGGATGTCGCCATGGATCTCTCTGTGGATCTCTTCCCAAAGGGATCCCTATGGCTCTTCCTTGTCAATATCGCTGTGGGTCTCTCCCCACGGATCTCCATGTGGGTCTCTACCCCGCGGGTCTCCTCACAACTCTTTTCCTAAGGATCTCCTTGTGGGTGTGTTCTTGTGAGTGTCCCCATGGGTCTCTTAGAGGACGTCTGTGTGGCTCTCCCCATGCATCTTTCCCCAGGGGTCTCTCCTCCTGTGTATCTCTCCATGTAGTTATCCCAGTGGGTCTCCCCTCCAGGTCTTCTCAGGTGTCTCTCCCCATGGGTCTTCCTGTGGATGTCTTCATGGCTCTTTTGCTGTGGATCTGCCCAGGGATCTCCCTGTGGAAGTCTTTATGGCTCTTTTGCTGTGGATCTCCCCATGGATCTCCCTGTGGATGTCCTTATGGCTCTTTTGCTGTGGATCTCCTTAGGGATCTCCCTGTGGATGTCCTTATGGCTCTTTTGCTGTGGATCTCCCTAGGGATCTCCCTGTGGATGTGCTTATGGCTCTTTTTGCTGTGGATCTCCCTAGGGATCTCCCTGTGGATGTCCTTATGGCTCTTTTGCTGTGGATCTCCCTAGGAATCTCCCTGTGGATGTCCTTATGGCTCTTTTGCTGTGGATCTCCCCATGGATCTCCCTGTGGATGTCCTTATGGCTCTTTTGCTGTGGATCTCCCTAGGGATCTCCCTGTGGATGTCCTTATGGCTCTTTTGGTGTGGATCTCCCCATGGATCTCCACGTGGCTGTCTCCCATGGGTCTCCCTGTAGGTACCTGCACAGATCTCCCCATGGGTCTCTCTCTCTTGTGGGTCTCCCGCCGTGTCTCCCCACCCGTGTCTCTTCCCGCGGGACAGCACCATCCCGGGGTCACTCCTCCAGTGACACCGATTCCGCACTGTCCGCTAGGGGGCAGAACCCCTCCGCTGCACCGCACCGTCGCCCCTCTTGGCCGCGCTCCATTCGCCTCCGCTGACCGGAAGGGGCGGGGCGACGGCGGCGGAAGCGGCGGCCGGGCGCAGGTGAGCGGGGGGCGGTCGCGGCTCGCTCTGGCTTTGCCTCCGGCTGCGGGCTAGCCCCGCGGGGGCCGGGTGGGGGTCCTGGCGCGGCCCAGGCGAGTCCCGGTTCCTTGTGGGTCAGGGCGCTGCCGTCCGGTGCGGCCTTGCCCGGCGGCGCCTCGTCCCGGCGCTGCCAGCCCGCAGGCCTCGGGCACGGCTGGGGGACTGGGCCCGGCTTGTGACCGCCGCTTTTCGCCCCCTGCCAGGCACGGCCCCCCCCCGCCGCCATGTGGTCCGTAGTGTGGGCAGCCGTGCGTTCCAAGGCCCCGTACGTCACCTTCCCGGTGGCCTTCGTGGTGGGGCTCGTGGGCTACCACTTGGAGTGGTTCCTCCGCGGCGACCCCCAGCCCGCGGCCGAGGAGAAGAGCATCTCGGAGCAGCGGGAGGACCGCAAGCTGCAGGAGATCGCGGGCAAGGACCTGACCAAGGTGGTGAGCCTGAAGGACAAGCTGGAGTTCGCCCCTCGGGCCGTGCTGAACAGGAACCGCCCGGAAAAGAGTTAATAAAGTTGTTCGGGCAAAAGAAGTGCCCTGGAGCGACTGTCCTGGGGTTGGGGGCTGggaggacacagccctgcagcaccttACTGTGGATTTCTCCTGTACCTGGGCAATATgctgtgcccactgctgctcttcaccctcccagtgccctctgAAAGGTCAAGGTTTTCTCACCCTGCAGATGCACTCAAGACAGCACCCAGACCTCTGCATcgtggcagagcaggcagggcgCTGTGCTCTGGAGATGGAGCGTGTTTGACACTCAGCaactcagcctgtcccagcccTTGAACCACGAAACCTTCCTGTCCTGGTTCCACCCATGTCTCTTTAGGTTTGGTTTCTTCCACGGTGTGAAGACAGAAGAAACCTGGACCTGAGTGTTAGGAGGTTGGGATGAGGCTAaccacctgcagcaggaggatcTGATGTCCTGCAtgcagctctcctgtggctCCTTGTGACTTCCAGCCACAGGACCACTCTGCTGTGTTACACCTGTGGGAGCCTGAACAGTGGTGGAGGTTTCTGGGGAACCCTCTGCATCATCCCCAGG
The Indicator indicator isolate 239-I01 chromosome 33, UM_Iind_1.1, whole genome shotgun sequence DNA segment above includes these coding regions:
- the DLGAP3 gene encoding disks large-associated protein 3, producing MKGYHGERSQTQPSSGHRCRCIPEDCQHPASYGPEAQAPFLLSPSEPRSLEHPYCPARSPGAASECPAGPLSEPASASASSTFPRMHHAQQQQPYDSCDECMAATAHPASKINRLPPTLLDQFEKQLPLHHDGFHTLQYPRAGGAEPRSESPSRIRHLVHSVQKLFAKSHSLEAPAKRDYNGTKMDGRGDGYHHHHHHHHHHHHHQSRHGKRSKSKERKVDSRHRSKGMGWWSSDDNLDSDSSYMVSGRHAVDQGTQYCVDAPESAFRDLTLKSLKGGREGKCLACAGMSMSLDGQTLKRSAWHTMTVSQAREAYPSAGGTEKTLMLQEAKAKDRAYQYLQVPQDEWSGYPAAGKDGEIPCRRMRSGSYIKAMGDEDSADSDVSAKILPRAATRRDSYRRSSSADQARTKFASRHYSDSYICNCPSCCTPPRMLPRGQSYGRSFTTGQINDELNHQFEAVCESVFGEVESQAVEALDLPGCFRMRSHSYLRAIQAGCSQDDDCLSLFSMSAPAGQPITSSILKPSTSFSYRKAPPPIPPGTKAKPLISVTAQSSTESAHESYLPSEVTRGPAWSKDAAARCNSAESLESSKVTTMTLDLPPVQPRAAPKPSTLIIKAIPGREELRSLARQRKWRPSIGVQVEAISDSDTESRSQREFHSIGVQVEEDKRRARFKRSNSVTAGVQADLELEGFTGLAVATEDKALQFGRPFQRHSSEPESGRQYAVYKTVHTQGQWAYREDYQLQYDTVEVPRRDAWIERGSRSLPDSGRASPCHRDGEWFIKLLQEEVEKMEGWCQQMEREAEDYDLPEEILEKIRSAVGSAQLLMSQKVQQFYRLCQQNMDPNAFPVPTFQDLAGFWDLLQLSIEDVSMKFAELQQLKANGWKIVEPKEEKKVPPPIPKKPPRSKVHPVKERSLDSVDRQRQEARKRLLAAKRAASFRQSSATESADSIEIYIPEAQTRL
- the SMIM12 gene encoding small integral membrane protein 12 codes for the protein MWSVVWAAVRSKAPYVTFPVAFVVGLVGYHLEWFLRGDPQPAAEEKSISEQREDRKLQEIAGKDLTKVVSLKDKLEFAPRAVLNRNRPEKS